The following coding sequences lie in one Raphanus sativus chloroplast, complete genome genomic window:
- the psbK gene encoding photosystem II protein, with protein MLNIFNLICICFNSALFSSTFLVAKLPEAYAFLNPIIDVMPVIPLFFLLLAFVWQAAVSFR; from the coding sequence ATGCTTAATATATTTAATTTGATCTGTATTTGTTTTAATTCGGCCCTTTTTTCAAGCACTTTTTTAGTCGCCAAATTGCCGGAGGCCTACGCCTTTTTGAATCCAATCATAGATGTTATGCCCGTAATACCTCTTTTCTTTCTTCTCTTAGCCTTTGTTTGGCAAGCAGCTGTAAGTTTTCGATGA